GCTTTGTAATTCATCCAAATGACGTAACCAATTCCCGAATTGGCTCCAATCATTTCAGCCGCTACAATCGTAAGTAGCGCAATCGCCTGCCCCATTTGGATTCCTTCAAGCATTACTGGAAGAGCTCCTGGTAGGGCTATTTTGAAAAAGAAATCCTTTGCATTAGCCCCATAGTTTTTGGCTACATCTATATATATACGGTCAATATTGGTAACACCGGCGGCAGTATTAATGACTACTGGAAAAAAGACACTAATGGCAATAGTTACCATTTTTGAAAATTCTCCAATGCCGAAAATAATCAAAATAATCGGTAGCATTGCTAGTGTCGGTATCGGCATAAAAGCCATGACAAGCGGTGAAAAGAAATGCCTAATTGGAGAATACATCCCCATAAGTAAACCAATACATATGGCAGGGATTACTCCAAGTAAGAAGCCTGCAAAAATACGAATTAAACTGATCTC
This DNA window, taken from Bacillaceae bacterium S4-13-56, encodes the following:
- a CDS encoding ABC transporter permease, which codes for MDEEHLNESAIQVEKEEFKKRQRNDKVKQLLTISSPILVLILWELLSRTAIIDPRFFPPPTKILATLYHMGLSGELFAHIEISLIRIFAGFLLGVIPAICIGLLMGMYSPIRHFFSPLVMAFMPIPTLAMLPIILIIFGIGEFSKMVTIAISVFFPVVINTAAGVTNIDRIYIDVAKNYGANAKDFFFKIALPGALPVMLEGIQMGQAIALLTIVAAEMIGANSGIGYVIWMNYKAFLLPEMYVGLVLISFFGYFFSLIIRGLQSKLIPWK